The DNA region ATCCGGAAGCGCACCTGGCTGAGCCGCGAGCCCTCGCGCAACAACACCGGAAACGTCTTCGGGCTGATCTCGGCATAGAGCGGGCCGTGATAGCCGGCGCCGATCATGTCGAAGCGGCGGGTGCCGTCGGCGATCACGCGCGTGAACACGTCGAGCCGGCCGGTCGAGCTCTTGGGATTGGCCGCCGCGACGATCTCCGGCGGCAGCGCCAGGCTCTCCAGCAGCGGCACGATGTAGACGCAATTGGTTTCCAGCACCGCGCCGTCGGAGAGATCGATCTCGTGCAGCTTCAACTGATCGATCCGCTCGGCGACGGTGGCGTCAGGCCCGGGCAGAAAGCTCGCCCGCACCCGGTAGGCGATGTCGCCGAGCCGCAAATCGAGGCTGGCCGGCTGGATCTGGCTCTCGACGAAATCATAGGCGGGCAGGATGAGGCCGGCCTCCGCCATCTCCGCGATCATGCGGTCGGGCAGGATTCCGTTGGATTCATCTTCCAGCTCAAACGACACGACGGGTCCCTCGGGATGGCCCGGATCAACGTCCGAAACCGCCATCCAGCCCCCAAATATAGGCTTTTACGGGTTATCCGATGACCGCCTTGACGGAAAGGGCGCGAGGGAATATCAGCACCACTTATCCCGTGGTGATTTGAGCCGGCCGGCTTGCAGCCACGTTAAATAAGTCGCTAAACAGGCCGGGGACAGTGTGATCCCGGCCTGTGGAGAATGTCTCCAGGCCGGTTTTTTTGTGGCCGTTTTCCCGAGGAAGACGGTCGCGTTGGAGGTCACATGTCTGAGTCTGAAGTTTCCCGCTACCGTCCCGAAACCCGCCTGGTCCATGGCGGGACGCTGCGCTCGCAATTCGGCGAGACCTCGGAGGGGCTGTTCCTTACCCAGGGCTACGTCTACGACAGCGCCGAGCAGTGCGAGGCGCGCTTCAAGGGCCAGGATCCCGGCTTCATCTATTCGCGCTATTCCAACCCGACCATTGCGATGTTCGAGCGCCGCATGATCGAGCTCGAGGGCGCCGAGGCGGCGCGCTCGACCGCGACCGGCATGGCTGCGGTGACGACCGCGATCCTCGCGCCGCTGAAGGCCGGCGACCACGTGGTGGCGTCGAAGGCGCTGTTCGGTTCGTGCCTTTACGTGGTGCAGGACCTGCTGCCGCGCTACGGCATCGAGACCACGCTGGTCGACGGCCTCGATCTCGACCAGTGGCAGCGCGCGTTGCGGCCGAACACAAAAACCTTCTTCCTGGAGAGCCCGACCAATCCGACGCTCGACGTGCTCGATATATCAGCGATCGCCAAGATCGCGCACTCGGGCGGTGCCCGGCTGATCGTCGACAACGTGTTCGCAACGCCGATCTGGCAGAGCCCGTTGTCGCTCGGCGCCGACGTCGTGGTCTATTCCGCGACCAAGCATATCGACGGCCAGGGCCGCTGCCTCGGCGGCGTCATCCTGTCGTCGGAAGCCTTCATCGCCGAGCACATCCATAATTTCATGCGCCAGACCGGCCCGTCGCTGTCGCCGTTCAATGCCTGGGTGCTGCTGAAGGGGCTCGAGACGCTCGGCGTCCGCGTCCGCGCGCAGACCGAGAGCGCGGCGAAGATCGCCGACGTGCTGGCGAGCCATCCGAAGGTCTCGCGGCTGGTCTATCCGGGCCGCGCCGACCATCCGCAGGCCGCGACGGTGAAGAAGCAGATGGGCGCAGGCTCGACGCTGGTCGGCTTCGAGGTGAAGGACGGCAAGGCCGGCGCCTTCCGCTGCCTCAACGCGCTGAAGATCGCCCGCATCTCCAACAATCTCGGCGACTCCAAGAGCCTGGTGACCCACCCCGCGACCACGACGCATCAGCGCCTGGCGCCGGAGGCCCGCGCCGAGCTCGGCATCAGCGAAGGCTTTATCCGCTTCTCGGCAGGCCTCGAGCATCCCGACGACCTGATCGAGGATCTCGCGCAGGCGCTGGAGAAGGTGTGAGCTTTCTGCGCCGTCATGGCCGGGCCTGGCCCGGACATCCACGTCTTGCTTGCAGAGACGAAGACGTGGATGCCCGGCTCAAGGCCGGGCATGACGAGGTTGTGGAGCGACTGAGCGTTAAGTCGCCGCCGTGGTCACACCACCGTCGATCACGATGGTCTGGCCGGTCATGAAGGTCGAGGCGTCGGAGGCAAGATACGCCACCGCGCCGGCGATCTCGTCGGGTTCGCCGATGCGGCGCAGCGGCGTGGATGCCGTGCGGCGCTTCAGATTGTCCGGATCCTCCCACAGCGCGCGGGCGAAATCGGTCTTCACCAGTCCCGGCGCCACGCAATTGACGCGCACGCCCTTCGGGCCCCATTCGCCGGCGAGGCTGCGGCACAGCGCAAAATCGGCCGCCTTCGAGATGCCGTAGGCGCCGATCACCGTCGAGCCGCGCAAGCCGCCGATCGAGGAGATGATCACCACCGAGCCCTTGCCGCGCTCCGCCATCTGCGGGATCGCGAGCGCGCTGAGCCAGATGTTGCTCTTGACGTTGGAGCCCATGATCTTGTCGAAGGCCTCATCGGTGATGTCGAGCAGCGGGCCGTAATAGGGATTGACCGCCGCGTTGCAGACCAGGGTGTCGATCCTGCCGTAGTGCTTGATCGTGCCCGAGATCAGCGCCTCGACCTCGGCACGGCGCGCGATGTTGCAGGGGATCACGAGCGCATCACCGCCCGCCTTCTTGATGCCGTCTGCGACTTCGTTACAGGCGTCCGCCTTGCGCGAGGAGATCACGACCTTGGCGCCGAGCTTGGCCAGCAGCTCGGCCGAGGCGCGACCGATGCCGCGGCTCGATCCGGTGACGACCGCGACGGTGCCAGTGAGATCGAACGGGGTGTTTTTCATTGTTGTTTCCTCCCTCGCGAACCGTCATTCCGGGGCGCGACGCAGTCGCGAGCCCGGAATCCATCAGGCCGCATTGTTTGTGGTGAAATGGATTCCGGGCTCGCCGCTTCGCGGCGCCCCGGAATGACGAGTTACGCCAACAACCCGCCGCCCTCGCTGACGCGGCGGAGGTGGTAATCGGTGTCGCCGAGCGTGTTCTCGATCATGGTCAGCCGCTTGAAGTAATGGCCGATCTTCGCCTCCATGGTCATGCCGATGCCGCCATGAAGCTGGATCGATTGCTGGCCAACGAATTTCAGCGACTTGCCGACCTGCACCTTGGCCGCCGCCACCGCCGACGAACGCTCCTTGGCATCGTCGAAGTCCGACGCCATGGTCGCGAACATCGACATGCTGCGGGCCTGCTCCAGCGCCACGAACATGTCGGCGGCGCGATGCTGCAGGCTCTGGAACGAACCGATCGCGACGCCGAACTGCTTGCGGGTCTTGATGTACTCGACGGTCTCCTTCAGCGACTCGTCCATCGCGCCGACCGCTTCGGCGCACAGCGCGATGCGAGCTTCATCCGCCACGCGCTCGATCAGCGGCAGCGCGTTCTCGCCATCGCCGATCGCAGCGTCCGCGCCGACCTCGACATTGGTGAAGGTGATGTCGGCCGCGTGCAGGCCGTCCTGGGTCGGATAGCCCTTCCTGGTGACGCCCTTGGCGTCGGCCGGCACGAGGAACACGCCGATGCCGCTCTTGTCGCGCTGGCCGCCTTTGGTGCGCGCGGTCACGATCAGCATGTCGGCATTTTCGCCATTGAGCACGACGAATTTCTCACCGTCGATCACCCAGCCGTCGCCCTTCTTCTTGGCCGTGGTGACGACGTCGAAGAGATCGTAGCGCGAGTTCTTCTCGAGCTGCGCAAAGCCGAAGGTCGCGCTGCCGTCGATGATGCCGGGGATGTATTTTTGCTTCTGCTCGGCCGAGCCGCCGTGACGCAGGAAGCTGCCGGCGATCACGACGGTGGCGAGATAAGGCTCGACCACCAGCGCCTTGCCGAGCGCCTCCATCACGATCATGGTCTCGACCGCGCCGGCGCCGAAGCCGCCGTCGGTTTCCGCAAAGGGCAGACCGAGCAGGCCCTGCTCGGCAAGCTTGCCCCAGACGGCTTTGCTCCAGCCGCCCTTCTCCTTCATGTACTTCTTGCGCGCATCGAAGTCGTAGGCGTCGGTGAGAAGCCCGTCGATGCTTTCCTTGAGAAGCCGCTGCTCCTCGGACAGATCAAAATCCATTGTACCTTCTCTCCAAAATCACGCGGGCGTCTGCCCTGATCTCCACTCGTCATCCCCGCGAATGCGGGGATCCAGTACGCCGCGGCCAACGTCGTCAACTACGAACTTCCCGGCGTACTGGGTCCCCCGCATGCGCGGGGGACGACAGTTGAATGTGCGGTTACAGCCCGAGCACCGCCTTGCTGATGATGTTGCGCTGGATCTCGTTGGAGCCGCCGTAGATCGAGACCTTGCGGTTGTTGAAGTAGCTCGGCGCGATCTGCGCGGTCCAATCCATGCTCTCGTTCGAGCCGGCATCGCCATGCTCGTCATAGGGTGCGGCGAACGGGCCGATGATCTCCATCAGCAGCTCGGTCGTGGTCTGCTGGATCTCCGAGCCCTTGATCTTGAGCACCGAGGATGCCGGATTGGGCTTGCCCTTGCCGTGCTTGCCCTCGTCGGCGACGACACGCAGTTGCGTCAGTTCGAGCGCCTTGAGCTCGATCTCGCATGCGGTGAGCTTCTCGCGGAACGCGGGGTCCTCGATGACAGGACGGCCGCCGGACTCGACCTTGGAGGCCAGCGCACGGATGCGGCGCAGCCGCTCCTTGGAGACGCCGACCCGGGCGATGCCGGTGCGCTCATTGCCGAGCAGGAATTTGGCGTAGTCCCAACCCTTGTTCTCTTCGCCGATCAGGTTCTCGTAGGGCACCTCGACGTCGTCGAAGAACACTTCGTTGACCTCGTGGCCGCCGTCGATGGTCTGGATCGGGCGCACGGTGACGCCCTTCGACTTCATCGAGAACACGATGAAGGAGATGCCCATCTGCTTCTTCGCATTGTTGTCGGTGCGGCACAGGCAGAAGATCATGTCGGCATGCTGGGCGAGCGTGGTCCAGGTCTTCTGGCCGTTGATGATCCACTTGTCGCCGCGGCGCTCGGCCTTGGTCTTCAGCGAGGCGAGGTCCGATCCCGAGCCCGGCTCCGAAAAGCCCTGGCACCACCAGTCGTCGACACTGGCGATGCGCGGCAAATATTCCTTCTTCTGCTTCTCGTTGCCGAAGGTGTAGATGACCGGGCCGACCATGCTGACGCCGAAGGCGAGCGGCTGCGGCGCCGGATAGGACTGCAGTTCCTCGTTGAAGATGTAGTGCTGCACGGTGGTCCAGCCGGTGCCGCCATATTCCTTCGGCCAGTGGGTGACGCCCCAGCCCTTCTTGTTGAGGATGCGCCACCAGGTGACCATCTCGTCCTTCGACAGATGGCGGCCTTCCTGCAGCTTACGCCGCGTCTCCGGCGGAACGTTGTTCTTGAAGAACTCCCGTACTTCCTCGCGAAACGCGATCTCTTCCTTGGTGAAAGCGAGATCCATCGGATCCTCCTTTTACAGTTCAACGCCTCATCATTCTCGATGTCGTCCTGGCGAAAGCCAGGACCCATAACCACCGGCCCCGCGTTCGACAAAGCCGGCTGCCGCTTGTGCCTCTTACCTAGGCCGCGGCGTATGGTCCTGGCTTTCGCCAGGACGACGGATTCATTGCACCATGTCGCCACTCACGAACGCACCTGTTGCAGTTTGGGTTGAGCCGCATTCGGCTGCTGCTGGCGCAGTTCGTGGCGCGACAGTTTGCCGACCGGCGTCCGCGGCAGCTCGGCGACGAACTCGACCGCGGCGGGCAATTCATGCTTGCCGAGCTTGCCGGTCAGGAAGGCGCGCAGCTCGTCGACCGAGAACGGCGCCTGCCCTTCGCGCAGCTTGATGAAGGCTTTCGCCGCCTCGCCGCGGTAATCGTCGGGAATCCCGATCACGATCACCTCCTGCACGGCGGGGTGGGTGTAGATCGCCTGCTCGATCATCTGCGGATAGACGTTGAAGCCGCCGGAGATGATCATGTCCTTCTTGCGATCGACCAGATAGAAATAGCCGTCGGCGTCCATGTAGCCGATGTCGCCGGTCAGGAAGCGGTCGCCGACGAAGGCTTCTGCCGTTTCCTTCGGCCTGTTCCAGTAGCCCTTGGTCACGTTCGGGCCGCGGATGCGGATTTCGCCGACCTCGCCTGTCGGCATCACCTTGGTGGAATCCTCCAGCGACACCACGTCCATCTCGATGCCGGGCAGCATCAGTCCGATCGAGCCAGGCTTCTCCGGCCCCTCTTTCGGATGACCGGTACCGGGAGAGCAGGTCTCGGTCATGCCCCAGCCGCTCTTCAGCTTCATGCCGACGCGGCGCTCGAAGATATTTGCCACCTCGACCGGCAGCGGCGCGCCGCCGGAGCCGGCGACCACCAGCGAGGAAAGATCGCGTTTGTCGAGATCGGGCAATGCGGCGATCGCGATCCACATCGTCGGCACGCCGGGGAAGACGGTGGCGCGCTTGACCTCGATATCGCGCATCACGGCCTCGACGTCGAAGCGCTGGTGCAGCGAGATCAGATGGCCGCGGCGGATCGTCGAGAGCAGCACCACGGTCAGCGCGTAGATGTGGAACAGCGGCAGCACGCAGATCACGCGCTCGACTGCATGGCGCTCGAGCCGCGACGGTTTGCCCCAGACGTCGTAGATCGAGACCGCCGCGGTGAGGTTGCCGTGGCTCAGCATCGCGCCCTTGGGCAGGCCCGTGGTGCCGCCGGTATATTGCAGCAGCGCGACGTCCTCGACGTCGACGGCCGGCCATTGCGTCGGCCTGGTCGCACCAGCGATGAACTGCGGGCGGGTGATGATCCGGGGATCATCGGGTAGCGCCGCCTGTGGCGTACCGACCTTGCCCCAATGATCGTCCTCGCAAACGATCAGGCGATCGAGCAGGCCCTTGGCGAGGAATTTCAGCGCGGTCGGCAGCAGCGCCGACAGGTTGCTGGTGACCAGCACCCGCGCGCCGGAATCCGACAGCTTGTGCGACAGCGCAATCTCGCCGTCGAGCGGCGACAGATGCACGACGCGGGCGCCGGCCTTCAGCGCACCGAAGAAATTGATCGGATGATCCGGCGTGTTGCCGAGGAACAGCGCGATCGAGGTACCCTTGCCGTAGCCCGCGCGCATGAATGCGGCAGCAGCGGTTTCGACCAGGGTCTCGAGCTCGCTATAGCTGATCGGACGGTCACGAAATTCGAGCACCGGCCGCGCGCCGTACTCGGCAGCGGCGGTCGACAGCAGGTCCGGCAGCGTGCCACGGGCAATCGCGTCGCTCCACTGCACGCCATCAGGATAATATTGTTCGCCGGGATAGGTCATGAAGACTCTTGCATCTGTGAGGTGAGCCCGCTGCGTGGGCTCCCCTCCCCCTTGCGGGGAGGGGTTGGGGGAAGGGGTACCACTCGGGCAGTCCCGATGCGGCCACCCCTCTCCCTAACCCTCCCCCGCAAGGGGGGAGGGAACCCTACGATCGAGCCCGTGGCCGGGAAGCCAATCACGCCGCCTTCGACGGCGCGGCGAGCGAGGCGAAGGTCTTGCCTTCGTCGGCGAGCTTCTTCAGCAGCGGCGCCGGCTCCAGCGAGGGATCGTTGGTCTCCTTGGCGTAGAAGGCAAGACGATCGGCGATGTGCTTGAGGCCGACGGTGTCGGCCCAGTACATCGGACCGCCGCGGTAGATCGGCCAGCCATAGCCGTACAGCCAGACCACGTCGATGTCGCTCGGCCGCGCCGCGATGCCCTCGGCGAGGATCTTCGCGCCCTCGTTGATCATCGGGTACATCATGCGCTCGAGGATCTCGTCGTCGCTGACGACGCGCTTCTTGCGGCCGAGCCGCGCCAACGTCTCGTCGATCAGCTTCTCGACCTCCGGATCGGGCAGCGCCGAGCGCGAGCCCGGCTCATACTTGTAGTAGCCCTTGCCGGTCTTCTGGCCGAAGCGGCCCGCTTCGCACAGCGCATCCGCGATTTCCGACTTGATGCCGCGGTCCTTGCGCGAGCGCCAGCCGATGTCGAGGCCGGCGAGATCGCCCATCGCGAACGGGCCCATCGGCATGCCGAACTTGGTCACGACCGCGTCGACCTGCTGCGGCAGCGCGCCTTCGAACAACAGCTTCTCGGACTGCTTGCCGCGCTGCGCCAGCATGCGGTTGCCGACGAAGCCGTCGCAGACGCCGACCACCGCCGGCACCTTGGCGATCTTGCGCGCGATCGACACCGCGGTGACCAGCGCGTCCGGCGCGGTCTTGTCGGCGCGCACGATCTCGCACAGCTTCATGACGTTGGCAGGCGAGAAGAAGTGCATGCCGAGCACGTCTTGCGGACGCTTGGTCGACTGCGCGATCTCGTCGATGTTGAGATAGGAGGTGTTGGAGGCGAGCACCGCGCCGGGCTTGGCGTACTGGTCGAGCTTGCCGAACACTTCCTTCTTGACTGCCATGGTCTCGAACACCGCCTCGATCACGAGATCGGCGTCGCCGACATTCTCGATGCCGACGACACCATTGATCAGCCCCATGCGCTTGGCCGGCGCGTCCGCCGGGATGCCGCCGCGCGCCGCGGTGGCCTCGTAGTTCTTCTGCATGATGCCCATGCCGCGCTTGAGCTGCTCCTCGCCGGTCTCGATCAGCGTAACCGGGATGCCTGCATTGACAAACGACATCGCAATGCCGCCGCCCATGGTGCCGGCGCCGAGAATCGCGACGCGCGCCACGTTGCGCGACTTGGTGCCCTCTGGCACGCCGTCGACCTTGGCGGCCTCGCGCTCTGCGAAGAAGGCGTAGCGCTGTGCCTTGGACTGAGGGCCGTTCATCAGCTTGAGAAAACCCTCGCGCTCCTTCTTCAGGCCCTCGTCGAACGGCAGATCGATCGCGGCGCCGACGGCGTCGGCCGCAGCGAACGGCGCCTCCAGGCCGCGCGACTTCTTGGTCAGCGCGGCGACTGCGTTGGTGAAGATCGAGCGATCGGCCTTGGCGGCTGCGAGCTTGGAATCGTCGTCGCGCAGCTTGCGCAGCGGACGCTTCTCGGCAAGCACCTTGCGCGCAAATGCCTCACCGCCCGACGCCGGGCTTTCGACGATCTCCTCGATCAGGCCGGCCTTCAGCGCCGCGTCAGCGCCGATCGGATCGCCGCCGACGATCATCTTGACCGCGAGTTCGGGACCGACCGCGCGCGGCAGCCGCTGGGTGCCGCCGGCGCCCGGCAGCAGGCCGAGCTTCACCTCGGGCAGGCCGAGCCTGGCGTCCTTGGTGGCGACGCGATAGTGGCAGGCCAGCGCGACCTCGAGGCCGCCGCCGAGCGCGTTGCCGTGGATCGCCGCAACGATCGGCTTCGGCGAATTTTCCATCAGCTCGAGCACTTCCGCGAGGCCGGGCGGCTTCGGCGGCTTGCCGAATTCGGTGATGTCGGCGCCGGCGATGAAGGTGCGGCCCGCGCAGGTCAGCACGATGCCCGCGACCTGCGGATCGTCGATCGCGCGCTTCACGCCGTCGAAAATGCCGCCGCGCACCGCTGCGCTCAGCGCGTTCACAGGGGGACTGTTAACCGTGACGACGGCAATGTTGTCATGACGTTCGAAACTGACGACTTCACTCACCGGGACTCTCCCTGGATGCTTGTTCTTGAACTTGTGTTGAGTAGCTGCGCGACTTGCGTCGAGCCGCTACGCTCGCGACCGCTTCATACTAATTTCGCACTGCGAAATTGAATTCCGCATCTTGACACGGAGGGTTATTTTGAAGCACGAGCCTTGTCAACGAGCATCACAAAGCGGCAGGGAATGAAGCGTTCTGGCAAGAAAGCAGCGACCGATCGCAATTTCGTCGTCGCGCTTTCCCGCGGGCTCGATGTCCTGCGCGCCTTCCAGCCCAATGACGGGCTGCTCGGCAATCAGGAGATCGCCGCCCGCACCAGGCTGCCGAAGCCGACCATTTCCCGGCTGACCTATACGTTGACCAAGCTGGGATACCTTACACCCGTACCGAAATTCGAGAAGTACCAGCTTGCGCCGTCGGCGATGGCGCTCGGTTATGCGGCGCTCGCCAATCTCGGCGTTCGGCATTTGTCCGAGCCCTATCGAGAAGAAGTGATGCGCGCGA from Bradyrhizobium genosp. L includes:
- a CDS encoding O-succinylhomoserine sulfhydrylase; translated protein: MSESEVSRYRPETRLVHGGTLRSQFGETSEGLFLTQGYVYDSAEQCEARFKGQDPGFIYSRYSNPTIAMFERRMIELEGAEAARSTATGMAAVTTAILAPLKAGDHVVASKALFGSCLYVVQDLLPRYGIETTLVDGLDLDQWQRALRPNTKTFFLESPTNPTLDVLDISAIAKIAHSGGARLIVDNVFATPIWQSPLSLGADVVVYSATKHIDGQGRCLGGVILSSEAFIAEHIHNFMRQTGPSLSPFNAWVLLKGLETLGVRVRAQTESAAKIADVLASHPKVSRLVYPGRADHPQAATVKKQMGAGSTLVGFEVKDGKAGAFRCLNALKIARISNNLGDSKSLVTHPATTTHQRLAPEARAELGISEGFIRFSAGLEHPDDLIEDLAQALEKV
- a CDS encoding SDR family NAD(P)-dependent oxidoreductase; this encodes MKNTPFDLTGTVAVVTGSSRGIGRASAELLAKLGAKVVISSRKADACNEVADGIKKAGGDALVIPCNIARRAEVEALISGTIKHYGRIDTLVCNAAVNPYYGPLLDITDEAFDKIMGSNVKSNIWLSALAIPQMAERGKGSVVIISSIGGLRGSTVIGAYGISKAADFALCRSLAGEWGPKGVRVNCVAPGLVKTDFARALWEDPDNLKRRTASTPLRRIGEPDEIAGAVAYLASDASTFMTGQTIVIDGGVTTAAT
- the pimD gene encoding pimeloyl-CoA dehydrogenase small subunit — its product is MDFDLSEEQRLLKESIDGLLTDAYDFDARKKYMKEKGGWSKAVWGKLAEQGLLGLPFAETDGGFGAGAVETMIVMEALGKALVVEPYLATVVIAGSFLRHGGSAEQKQKYIPGIIDGSATFGFAQLEKNSRYDLFDVVTTAKKKGDGWVIDGEKFVVLNGENADMLIVTARTKGGQRDKSGIGVFLVPADAKGVTRKGYPTQDGLHAADITFTNVEVGADAAIGDGENALPLIERVADEARIALCAEAVGAMDESLKETVEYIKTRKQFGVAIGSFQSLQHRAADMFVALEQARSMSMFATMASDFDDAKERSSAVAAAKVQVGKSLKFVGQQSIQLHGGIGMTMEAKIGHYFKRLTMIENTLGDTDYHLRRVSEGGGLLA
- the pimC gene encoding pimeloyl-CoA dehydrogenase large subunit; this translates as MDLAFTKEEIAFREEVREFFKNNVPPETRRKLQEGRHLSKDEMVTWWRILNKKGWGVTHWPKEYGGTGWTTVQHYIFNEELQSYPAPQPLAFGVSMVGPVIYTFGNEKQKKEYLPRIASVDDWWCQGFSEPGSGSDLASLKTKAERRGDKWIINGQKTWTTLAQHADMIFCLCRTDNNAKKQMGISFIVFSMKSKGVTVRPIQTIDGGHEVNEVFFDDVEVPYENLIGEENKGWDYAKFLLGNERTGIARVGVSKERLRRIRALASKVESGGRPVIEDPAFREKLTACEIELKALELTQLRVVADEGKHGKGKPNPASSVLKIKGSEIQQTTTELLMEIIGPFAAPYDEHGDAGSNESMDWTAQIAPSYFNNRKVSIYGGSNEIQRNIISKAVLGL
- the pimA gene encoding dicarboxylate--CoA ligase PimA; amino-acid sequence: MTYPGEQYYPDGVQWSDAIARGTLPDLLSTAAAEYGARPVLEFRDRPISYSELETLVETAAAAFMRAGYGKGTSIALFLGNTPDHPINFFGALKAGARVVHLSPLDGEIALSHKLSDSGARVLVTSNLSALLPTALKFLAKGLLDRLIVCEDDHWGKVGTPQAALPDDPRIITRPQFIAGATRPTQWPAVDVEDVALLQYTGGTTGLPKGAMLSHGNLTAAVSIYDVWGKPSRLERHAVERVICVLPLFHIYALTVVLLSTIRRGHLISLHQRFDVEAVMRDIEVKRATVFPGVPTMWIAIAALPDLDKRDLSSLVVAGSGGAPLPVEVANIFERRVGMKLKSGWGMTETCSPGTGHPKEGPEKPGSIGLMLPGIEMDVVSLEDSTKVMPTGEVGEIRIRGPNVTKGYWNRPKETAEAFVGDRFLTGDIGYMDADGYFYLVDRKKDMIISGGFNVYPQMIEQAIYTHPAVQEVIVIGIPDDYRGEAAKAFIKLREGQAPFSVDELRAFLTGKLGKHELPAAVEFVAELPRTPVGKLSRHELRQQQPNAAQPKLQQVRS
- a CDS encoding 3-hydroxyacyl-CoA dehydrogenase NAD-binding domain-containing protein encodes the protein MSEVVSFERHDNIAVVTVNSPPVNALSAAVRGGIFDGVKRAIDDPQVAGIVLTCAGRTFIAGADITEFGKPPKPPGLAEVLELMENSPKPIVAAIHGNALGGGLEVALACHYRVATKDARLGLPEVKLGLLPGAGGTQRLPRAVGPELAVKMIVGGDPIGADAALKAGLIEEIVESPASGGEAFARKVLAEKRPLRKLRDDDSKLAAAKADRSIFTNAVAALTKKSRGLEAPFAAADAVGAAIDLPFDEGLKKEREGFLKLMNGPQSKAQRYAFFAEREAAKVDGVPEGTKSRNVARVAILGAGTMGGGIAMSFVNAGIPVTLIETGEEQLKRGMGIMQKNYEATAARGGIPADAPAKRMGLINGVVGIENVGDADLVIEAVFETMAVKKEVFGKLDQYAKPGAVLASNTSYLNIDEIAQSTKRPQDVLGMHFFSPANVMKLCEIVRADKTAPDALVTAVSIARKIAKVPAVVGVCDGFVGNRMLAQRGKQSEKLLFEGALPQQVDAVVTKFGMPMGPFAMGDLAGLDIGWRSRKDRGIKSEIADALCEAGRFGQKTGKGYYKYEPGSRSALPDPEVEKLIDETLARLGRKKRVVSDDEILERMMYPMINEGAKILAEGIAARPSDIDVVWLYGYGWPIYRGGPMYWADTVGLKHIADRLAFYAKETNDPSLEPAPLLKKLADEGKTFASLAAPSKAA